One window of Hymenobacter sp. BRD128 genomic DNA carries:
- a CDS encoding cyanophycinase, with protein sequence MSSVIPSSAATATPQGTIVVLGGGYDDPTLALLAELLPARTARIEILTTATAHEPARTHAAYARVLHKLGCPHVGHLQVDEDHPADALATLARLRAAALVFLTGGDQERLTELLLGTEFLEVLRRRCQHETGFILAGTSAGASALGGQMLVAGRGWRSLLAGGIEVIPGLAILPNLLIDQHFAERARYPRLLHAVLAHPTLLGLGLSEETGVIFRPGRAPEVFGDEVVVLVDGRHLTASNYATQPAGQPIGGQGFRLSLLVKGDKIEAEI encoded by the coding sequence TTGTCTTCCGTTATTCCTTCGTCCGCCGCCACTGCTACGCCCCAGGGCACCATTGTGGTGCTGGGCGGTGGCTACGACGACCCCACGCTAGCCCTGCTGGCCGAGCTGCTGCCCGCCCGCACCGCCCGCATCGAGATTCTGACTACCGCCACGGCCCACGAGCCGGCCCGCACCCACGCCGCCTACGCCCGCGTGCTGCACAAGCTGGGCTGCCCCCACGTAGGCCACCTGCAGGTCGATGAAGACCACCCCGCCGATGCCCTGGCCACGCTAGCCCGCCTGCGGGCCGCCGCGCTCGTATTCCTCACCGGCGGCGACCAGGAGCGTCTCACCGAATTGCTGCTGGGTACCGAGTTTCTGGAAGTACTGCGCCGCCGCTGCCAGCACGAGACCGGGTTTATCTTGGCCGGCACCAGCGCCGGCGCCTCGGCGCTGGGCGGCCAGATGCTAGTGGCTGGCCGGGGCTGGCGCAGCCTGCTGGCTGGCGGCATTGAGGTGATTCCGGGGCTGGCCATTTTGCCCAACCTGCTGATAGACCAGCACTTTGCCGAGCGCGCCCGCTACCCGCGCCTGCTGCATGCCGTGCTGGCCCACCCCACGCTGCTGGGCCTGGGCCTTAGCGAAGAAACGGGCGTTATTTTCCGTCCCGGCCGGGCGCCCGAAGTATTTGGCGATGAAGTAGTAGTGCTCGTCGATGGCCGCCACCTCACGGCCAGCAACTACGCTACGCAGCCGGCTGGCCAGCCTATCGGCGGCCAAGGGTTTCGGCTGAGCCTGCTGGTGAAGGGCGACAAGATTGAAGCTGAAATTTAG
- a CDS encoding toxin-antitoxin system YwqK family antitoxin — translation MSLLRSRALLGLLALLAVACTRKTVSFNSRPGDIAVASLGAPGDTLTTTARKGAPKLSTAGKKAVLTKAEEKAAKDEEKAAQRNKPIKKKIFLGERIKKAYVKSGPKGRNQIVEVFYYLKTFKQPDPMAPAAYYYSAKKHKIYKAIGELDASTDKVLHGPYKKMQNNQVLETGYFAHGTRHLRWEKFDVKGNLLTKTHYEMGFPRDANISYYDAGQTMLREVVPYVNGKLEGDYAKFRNDGRREWTGHFENGRRVGEWTNFGDYKKYPHYVFQYGESGYEPEVEEPELVREYSRGGSVIFDKEKNIDKRGEADPDAAPVKDTRRPGNHGAPVPRPPVRKAQDRRPGYHPPAATPPAVSPTPAPTAN, via the coding sequence ATGTCGTTGCTTCGTTCTCGGGCGCTGCTGGGGCTGCTGGCCCTGCTGGCGGTGGCCTGCACCCGCAAAACGGTTTCGTTCAACTCACGCCCCGGCGACATAGCCGTGGCTAGCCTCGGCGCGCCCGGCGATACGCTCACCACCACCGCCCGCAAAGGCGCGCCCAAACTCAGCACGGCCGGCAAGAAAGCCGTGCTCACCAAGGCCGAAGAAAAGGCCGCCAAGGACGAGGAAAAAGCTGCCCAGCGCAACAAGCCCATCAAGAAAAAGATATTTCTGGGCGAGCGCATTAAGAAGGCTTATGTGAAGTCGGGCCCCAAGGGCCGCAACCAGATTGTTGAGGTGTTTTATTACCTCAAAACGTTTAAGCAGCCCGACCCAATGGCGCCGGCCGCCTACTACTACAGCGCCAAAAAACATAAAATATACAAGGCCATCGGTGAGCTGGATGCCTCAACTGATAAGGTGCTGCACGGCCCCTACAAGAAAATGCAGAATAACCAGGTGCTCGAAACCGGTTACTTTGCCCATGGCACCCGCCACCTGCGCTGGGAAAAATTTGACGTGAAGGGTAACCTTCTTACCAAAACCCACTACGAAATGGGCTTCCCGCGCGATGCCAACATCAGCTATTACGACGCCGGCCAGACGATGCTGAGGGAAGTAGTGCCCTACGTAAACGGCAAGCTGGAAGGCGATTACGCAAAGTTTCGCAACGATGGCCGCCGCGAGTGGACCGGCCACTTCGAGAACGGCCGCCGGGTAGGGGAGTGGACCAACTTCGGCGACTACAAAAAGTATCCGCACTACGTGTTTCAGTACGGCGAGAGCGGCTACGAGCCCGAGGTAGAAGAGCCCGAGCTGGTGCGCGAATACAGCCGCGGCGGCTCCGTCATCTTCGATAAGGAGAAGAATATCGACAAGCGCGGCGAGGCCGACCCCGACGCCGCACCCGTCAAGGACACGCGCCGCCCCGGCAACCACGGCGCCCCCGTGCCGCGCCCGCCCGTGCGCAAGGCCCAGGACCGCCGCCCCGGCTACCACCCGCCGGCCGCTACGCCGCCCGCCGTGTCGCCCACGCCAGCCCCGACGGCGAATTGA
- a CDS encoding YraN family protein encodes MPTTAHALGQAGEAAAADFYRRAGYEVLTQGYRHGRAEVDLVVRQGTTLLVFVEVKTRSGGQYGPPETFVSARKKELFRLAATHLQEELDWRGDIRFDILAVTQLHSGFRLEAFEDAFY; translated from the coding sequence ATGCCAACCACTGCGCACGCCCTGGGGCAAGCCGGCGAAGCCGCCGCTGCCGACTTTTATCGGCGGGCGGGCTACGAAGTCTTAACCCAGGGCTACCGCCACGGCCGGGCCGAGGTAGACCTGGTGGTGCGCCAGGGCACGACGCTGCTGGTATTTGTGGAAGTAAAAACCCGCTCGGGCGGCCAGTATGGCCCACCCGAGACCTTTGTTTCGGCCCGCAAAAAAGAGCTTTTTCGGCTGGCTGCCACGCACCTGCAAGAGGAGCTGGACTGGCGCGGCGACATCCGCTTCGATATCTTGGCCGTGACGCAGCTGCACAGCGGCTTCCGACTGGAGGCGTTTGAGGATGCTTTCTATTGA
- the lipB gene encoding lipoyl(octanoyl) transferase LipB, which yields MDIYPACVAPIAPVAETAAAVSAAEPSGATAQRGIQVQRLGLVPYVPTWDLQEHLLADTLAIKAHNRQAEAASQPPQPTPNHLLFCQHPPTYTLGKSGKPEHLLLDEAALAAHGATFHRINRGGDITFHGPGQLVAYPLLDLENFRPDIHWYLRALEEAVIQTLATYGLRAGRIAGLTGVWLGWEAGAANPRKICAMGVRCSRWVTLHGLALNVNTDLTYFGYIVPCGITDKAVTSLQAELGRAVPVAEVQERLLAALLVQFDARVVAAPMASPLSAS from the coding sequence ATGGATATATACCCGGCCTGCGTGGCCCCCATTGCTCCGGTAGCCGAAACCGCTGCGGCTGTATCAGCGGCCGAACCGTCAGGCGCTACTGCCCAGCGCGGCATTCAGGTGCAGCGGCTGGGTCTGGTGCCCTACGTGCCCACCTGGGACTTGCAGGAGCACTTACTAGCCGATACGCTGGCTATTAAAGCGCACAATCGCCAAGCCGAGGCGGCTAGCCAGCCGCCGCAGCCTACGCCCAATCACCTGCTTTTTTGCCAGCACCCGCCCACCTACACGCTGGGCAAGAGCGGCAAGCCCGAGCACCTGCTGCTCGATGAGGCGGCCCTGGCGGCGCACGGCGCCACGTTTCACCGCATCAACCGAGGCGGCGACATCACCTTCCACGGCCCTGGCCAGCTGGTGGCGTATCCGCTGCTCGACCTCGAAAACTTTCGGCCCGACATTCATTGGTATCTGCGGGCGCTCGAAGAGGCGGTTATTCAAACCCTGGCTACGTATGGACTGCGCGCCGGCCGCATCGCGGGCCTTACCGGCGTGTGGCTAGGGTGGGAAGCAGGCGCCGCCAACCCGCGCAAAATCTGCGCAATGGGCGTGCGGTGCAGCCGCTGGGTCACGCTCCACGGCCTGGCCCTCAACGTTAATACCGACCTTACTTATTTTGGCTACATCGTGCCCTGCGGCATCACCGACAAGGCCGTGACCTCGCTGCAAGCCGAGCTGGGCCGCGCCGTGCCCGTAGCGGAAGTGCAGGAGCGCCTGCTGGCCGCCCTGCTGGTGCAGTTCGACGCCCGCGTGGTGGCCGCGCCAATGGCAAGCCCTTTGTCTGCTTCATGA
- a CDS encoding MraY family glycosyltransferase, giving the protein MTSLLQITTPVIGDHFSVYLGLAGLWALLVSMFAVPSIVHIAHLKNLLDAPNGRTVHKSLTPRLGGVAVFAGFMSALTIFAPLNNGVKELLAGCIILFFVGLKDDLVTISVAKKFVGQLLASGVVMIMADVRVTSFQGILGIYTLPVGVSYAFTFVMIIGITNAINLIDGLDGLAGTIVLILTGTFGYYFYRYGGATFSNYAFVAVCLIGGMLGFLRYNFHKASVFMGDTGSLVCGFIVSVLAIQFIELGNRTGQPFGNAAPAVTLGVLFVPLFDTLRVFILRMAAGQSPFSPDKNHVHHRIMAMGFPQISTVLLLGLLNIVVILFVINFYFLGNLPLIGILVLFGMLLSVFMGVYQSRAARRQVASS; this is encoded by the coding sequence ATGACGAGCTTATTACAAATTACAACTCCTGTTATCGGCGACCATTTTAGCGTTTATCTGGGGCTAGCTGGCCTGTGGGCCCTGCTCGTGTCCATGTTTGCCGTGCCTTCCATCGTGCACATTGCGCACCTCAAAAACCTGCTCGATGCCCCCAACGGCCGCACCGTGCACAAGTCGCTGACGCCACGCCTGGGCGGCGTGGCCGTATTTGCGGGGTTTATGTCGGCGCTCACCATTTTCGCCCCGCTCAACAACGGCGTGAAGGAGTTGCTGGCGGGCTGCATCATCCTCTTTTTCGTGGGCCTGAAGGATGACCTGGTGACGATTTCGGTGGCCAAAAAGTTTGTGGGCCAGCTGCTGGCCAGCGGCGTAGTGATGATAATGGCTGATGTGCGCGTGACCAGCTTTCAGGGCATTCTGGGCATTTATACGCTGCCGGTGGGCGTCAGCTACGCCTTCACGTTTGTGATGATTATCGGCATTACCAATGCTATCAACCTTATTGACGGCCTCGATGGGCTAGCGGGCACCATTGTGCTCATTCTCACCGGCACGTTCGGATATTATTTCTATCGCTACGGCGGAGCAACCTTTAGCAACTACGCCTTCGTGGCAGTGTGCCTTATTGGCGGCATGCTAGGCTTTTTGCGCTATAATTTTCATAAAGCCAGCGTTTTTATGGGCGATACCGGCTCGCTGGTGTGCGGCTTTATTGTGTCTGTTCTGGCCATTCAGTTTATCGAGTTGGGCAACCGCACGGGGCAGCCGTTTGGCAACGCGGCGCCGGCCGTTACGCTGGGGGTATTGTTTGTGCCGCTGTTCGATACGCTGCGCGTGTTTATTCTGCGCATGGCGGCTGGCCAGTCGCCCTTTTCGCCCGATAAAAACCACGTGCACCACCGCATTATGGCCATGGGTTTCCCCCAAATCAGCACCGTACTGCTCCTGGGCTTGCTCAATATTGTGGTGATACTATTCGTAATCAACTTCTACTTTTTAGGCAACCTGCCGCTCATCGGTATTCTGGTATTGTTTGGCATGTTGCTCAGCGTGTTTATGGGCGTGTACCAGAGCCGGGCTGCGCGTCGGCAGGTTGCTTCCTCCTGA
- a CDS encoding DUF4271 domain-containing protein: MYRHWASLLAWLLLGLVWSLPSHAAEYQPLPPAATPGLAPDEWLLHDAAGNRLILYLPGYHAPAHTYYQWVRFRPRQPFVLSFAAAPGLSIFLDNQLQFTAPTAGRFSLDLAAVVPASQLGRPHLLAVWQPDGYPALSSFGAAVSVSAQPTTPAMVPAAQLPRLQLRLPAGQGTNVLLVFLLVLGLLYGVVRSTYPAGLARILQVNELFGSSTDPQNFLARPAFTWLNMGLVLLFSFSLALLLTALHTDFSSLPLFQQVFDVPESAIVARVFVYTSLILSFVLGKYLLVELLSYIFDLRLLVNLHYREFLRTTLLLGLLLPLVLLLYLGLNARWPGVVGLANGCVLLLLTVTVLRVARTLHHRASLLNLHLFAYLCATEVLPLAVLLKLIVFTYPA; encoded by the coding sequence ATGTATCGCCACTGGGCCAGTCTGCTAGCCTGGCTGCTGCTAGGCTTAGTCTGGTCGCTGCCGAGCCACGCTGCCGAGTATCAGCCGCTGCCGCCCGCCGCCACACCCGGCCTGGCGCCCGATGAATGGTTGTTGCACGATGCGGCCGGCAACCGCCTGATTCTGTATTTGCCGGGCTACCACGCGCCGGCGCATACCTACTACCAGTGGGTGCGTTTCCGGCCCCGGCAGCCCTTCGTACTGTCCTTTGCCGCCGCGCCGGGGCTAAGTATCTTTCTTGATAATCAGCTGCAGTTCACGGCCCCGACTGCGGGCCGTTTCAGCCTCGACCTGGCGGCAGTGGTACCAGCCAGCCAGCTAGGGCGGCCCCATCTGCTGGCCGTGTGGCAGCCCGATGGCTACCCTGCCCTTAGTTCCTTCGGTGCCGCGGTAAGTGTCTCGGCGCAGCCGACGACCCCGGCCATGGTCCCTGCGGCGCAGCTGCCCCGCCTGCAGCTCCGCCTGCCCGCGGGGCAGGGCACTAATGTATTATTGGTATTTCTGTTGGTATTAGGCTTGTTATACGGCGTAGTGCGCAGTACTTATCCAGCCGGGCTAGCCCGCATTTTGCAGGTAAATGAGCTGTTTGGTAGCTCCACCGACCCGCAAAATTTTCTGGCCCGCCCCGCCTTTACCTGGCTCAATATGGGCTTGGTACTGCTATTCTCGTTTTCGCTAGCCCTGCTACTCACGGCGCTGCATACCGATTTCAGCAGCTTGCCGCTGTTTCAGCAAGTATTTGATGTGCCCGAGTCGGCCATCGTGGCGCGCGTCTTTGTGTACACCAGTCTTATCCTCAGCTTTGTGCTAGGCAAGTACTTGTTGGTAGAGTTATTAAGCTATATATTCGACCTACGCCTGCTGGTCAATCTGCACTACCGCGAGTTTTTGCGCACTACCTTGCTGCTCGGCTTGCTGCTGCCCCTCGTGCTCCTGCTATATCTCGGATTGAACGCTCGCTGGCCCGGCGTTGTTGGCCTAGCCAACGGCTGTGTGCTGCTGCTGCTCACAGTCACGGTGCTGCGCGTGGCGCGAACGTTGCACCATCGGGCCTCCTTACTGAATCTTCATTTGTTCGCGTACCTTTGTGCTACCGAAGTACTGCCTTTAGCGGTATTATTGAAACTCATTGTGTTTACTTATCCTGCCTAA
- a CDS encoding uroporphyrinogen-III synthase translates to MAESAAQPGSDRHAKPIRSILVTQPKPANDVSPYSLLAEKYGIRVDFREFIDVQGVPYKEFRKDKVNILEHTAVIFTSRNAVDHFFRICQEAKLEMPAEMKYFCISEQTANYLQKYIVLRKRKLFVGLRTAADLFEVIKKHKGEKFLYPCSDIRKDDLPEFMRANNLKFTEAVIYRTVASDLSDLAEVKYDCLAFFSPSGISSLFVNFPDFTQDGTRIAAFGPTTAKAVRDANLILDIEAPMPNAPSMTGAIEAYIRQHAAQSGILTGKDKSASH, encoded by the coding sequence ATGGCCGAGAGCGCAGCACAACCGGGTTCGGACCGGCACGCCAAGCCCATTCGTAGCATTCTGGTTACCCAGCCTAAACCTGCCAACGACGTTTCGCCTTACTCTTTGCTGGCTGAGAAATACGGTATCCGCGTAGATTTTCGGGAGTTTATCGACGTGCAGGGCGTACCGTACAAAGAGTTCCGTAAGGATAAAGTCAACATTTTGGAGCATACGGCGGTCATTTTCACCAGTCGCAACGCCGTCGACCACTTCTTCCGGATTTGCCAGGAAGCCAAGCTGGAGATGCCCGCCGAAATGAAGTATTTCTGTATTTCGGAACAAACGGCTAATTACCTCCAGAAATACATTGTGCTGCGTAAGCGCAAGCTATTCGTAGGCCTGCGCACGGCCGCCGACCTATTTGAGGTAATTAAGAAGCATAAGGGCGAGAAGTTTTTATATCCCTGCTCCGATATTCGCAAGGATGACCTGCCTGAGTTTATGCGGGCTAACAACCTCAAATTCACCGAAGCCGTGATTTATCGCACGGTGGCCAGCGACCTCTCCGACTTGGCCGAGGTGAAGTACGACTGTCTGGCCTTTTTTAGCCCGTCAGGCATCAGCTCGCTATTCGTTAATTTTCCTGATTTTACGCAGGATGGTACCCGCATCGCTGCCTTCGGCCCCACTACTGCCAAGGCCGTCCGCGACGCCAATTTAATTCTTGATATAGAGGCTCCTATGCCCAACGCACCGTCGATGACGGGCGCTATCGAGGCCTACATCCGGCAGCACGCCGCCCAGTCGGGTATCCTAACCGGTAAAGACAAGTCGGCCAGCCACTAG
- a CDS encoding PorP/SprF family type IX secretion system membrane protein, with product MKGIVLATLLAAGAVPALAQQQPQFTHYGLNSMYLNPAYAGIKGQTEVNIIGRYQYLNLSNSLGDDNGSPRTGMVSASVPILPLNGGLGLVVYYDQAGVTKMTNAALSYSQHVKLGSGQLGIGIQGIYTYIGKGTYRAIDPNDVNIPANASDHKFDAGAGIWYEAPKFYAGLSLNNLFRSEYTFKSNGVQGVASQYLGENHAYFTTGYNIEASSNVTVTPMVLVKAVLPGRYDTKSKYDNQHNYSFETGVRATLNDQFWAGLNYRYDESISGLLGYGFGPDNRYRIGYAFDFIAFNQAARAFSSHEIMLSLRLPKSVPLVRPAIRTPRYSY from the coding sequence ATGAAAGGAATTGTACTTGCCACGCTGCTAGCGGCGGGGGCTGTGCCGGCGCTCGCCCAACAACAGCCACAGTTCACGCACTACGGCCTCAATAGCATGTACCTAAATCCGGCCTACGCCGGGATTAAGGGCCAAACGGAGGTCAATATTATCGGTCGCTATCAGTACCTGAATCTGAGCAACTCACTCGGCGACGACAATGGTTCGCCACGCACGGGTATGGTATCGGCGTCGGTGCCTATTTTACCCCTCAATGGCGGCCTAGGACTGGTAGTGTATTACGACCAGGCGGGCGTGACGAAGATGACCAACGCCGCGCTTTCATACTCGCAGCATGTCAAGCTAGGGAGTGGCCAGCTTGGCATTGGTATTCAAGGTATTTATACCTATATTGGGAAAGGTACTTACCGAGCCATTGACCCTAACGATGTCAACATCCCGGCTAATGCCTCCGACCATAAGTTTGACGCGGGCGCCGGCATCTGGTACGAAGCGCCTAAGTTTTACGCTGGTCTGAGCCTAAATAACCTGTTTCGCTCCGAATATACATTCAAGAGCAATGGCGTGCAGGGGGTAGCTAGCCAATATCTGGGCGAGAACCATGCCTACTTTACTACTGGCTACAATATCGAGGCGTCATCGAACGTTACGGTCACGCCGATGGTATTAGTAAAAGCCGTATTGCCAGGCCGATACGATACCAAAAGCAAGTACGACAACCAGCACAACTACTCTTTCGAGACGGGTGTGCGGGCAACACTAAACGACCAGTTTTGGGCTGGCCTGAACTATCGATACGACGAATCAATATCCGGCCTGCTCGGCTACGGCTTCGGCCCTGATAATCGCTACCGCATTGGCTACGCCTTCGACTTTATTGCTTTCAATCAGGCAGCCCGCGCTTTCAGCTCTCACGAAATAATGCTTTCGCTACGCTTGCCCAAGTCTGTACCGCTCGTTCGCCCGGCCATTCGCACCCCGCGTTATAGTTACTAA
- a CDS encoding SUMF1/EgtB/PvdO family nonheme iron enzyme, translating into MKKFLVLPLLALSGVFLGGCFTKNFQGDLVGTDDRPIFNPQEVPFGMVPCPGGTFHMGQTDQDIAASMVNMNKQVTIAGFYMDETEITNNEYRQFVNAIMTDSVEALGEDYIKTELYPDTTVWVRDFTYHMGDPLLEYYYSHPAFDDYPVVGVDWFAARYFCNWRTKYKNTTAEETGDAPYPNFRLPSEAEWEYAARGGREGATFPWGGPYVRNTKGCMLANFKPGRGDYASDGYAYTSEVGSYFPNDFGLYDMAGNVSEWCDDAYMEASVPVVWDLNPTNPDDNEPRKVVRGGSWKDIQYFLETGTRNFEYQDSARSYIGFRCSMIQIGMGTNRRLN; encoded by the coding sequence ATGAAAAAATTTCTGGTATTACCCCTACTCGCCTTATCGGGGGTATTTCTAGGTGGCTGTTTTACTAAAAACTTCCAGGGCGACCTAGTTGGTACCGACGACCGGCCTATCTTTAACCCCCAAGAAGTGCCCTTCGGGATGGTTCCTTGCCCCGGCGGCACGTTCCATATGGGCCAAACCGACCAGGATATTGCGGCTTCGATGGTAAACATGAACAAGCAGGTAACTATTGCCGGCTTCTACATGGACGAAACCGAAATCACGAACAACGAATACCGGCAGTTTGTGAACGCTATTATGACGGACTCGGTGGAGGCGCTAGGGGAAGATTATATCAAAACCGAGCTTTATCCGGATACTACTGTTTGGGTGCGTGACTTTACTTATCACATGGGTGACCCGCTCCTGGAATATTACTATTCGCACCCGGCCTTCGATGACTACCCCGTAGTGGGGGTTGACTGGTTTGCCGCCCGTTATTTCTGCAACTGGCGCACTAAGTATAAGAACACGACCGCCGAGGAAACCGGCGACGCTCCGTACCCGAACTTCCGCTTGCCCTCAGAGGCTGAGTGGGAATACGCCGCCCGCGGTGGTCGCGAAGGCGCTACCTTCCCCTGGGGCGGCCCTTACGTTCGCAATACCAAAGGCTGCATGCTAGCCAACTTTAAGCCCGGCCGGGGCGACTACGCTTCCGACGGCTATGCTTATACCTCAGAGGTAGGCTCGTACTTCCCCAACGACTTCGGCCTGTATGACATGGCCGGCAACGTGAGCGAATGGTGCGACGACGCCTACATGGAAGCCTCCGTACCGGTAGTTTGGGACTTGAACCCGACCAACCCGGACGATAACGAACCCCGCAAAGTAGTCCGTGGCGGCTCTTGGAAAGATATTCAGTATTTCCTCGAAACCGGCACCCGCAATTTCGAATACCAGGACTCGGCCCGCTCGTACATCGGCTTCCGTTGCTCCATGATTCAGATTGGCATGGGCACCAACCGCCGTCTCAATTAG
- the gldL gene encoding gliding motility protein GldL, which translates to MAVKKNFLYDDVMPKVYGIGAAVVIIGALFKILHWKGADVMLMVGLGTEAVIFFLSAFQPHQAETDWSLVYPELSEGYDPSTNDNRFRDKAPAPNGLTGKLDDMLKNANVTPEALTNLGLGLNRLSATTAQLGQLGEATNVTDEYTQKVRTAAQSLDGINKAYANTVDAITSLSNATGDAKEYHLQVQNVTKNLGALNAVYEMELQDANTHLKSMNQFYGTLGKAMENMVQAGKDTESLQHQVADLTGNLSSLNRVYGNMLNAMRAGAAS; encoded by the coding sequence ATGGCTGTTAAGAAAAACTTCCTCTACGACGATGTAATGCCGAAAGTATATGGCATTGGCGCAGCAGTTGTTATCATCGGTGCACTCTTTAAAATCCTGCACTGGAAAGGTGCCGACGTCATGCTGATGGTCGGTCTGGGTACGGAGGCTGTTATCTTTTTCCTGAGCGCGTTCCAGCCCCACCAGGCCGAAACCGACTGGTCGCTGGTATATCCCGAATTGAGCGAAGGTTATGACCCCTCGACCAACGATAACCGTTTCCGCGATAAAGCACCTGCTCCTAACGGCCTGACCGGCAAGCTGGACGATATGTTGAAGAATGCCAACGTAACGCCCGAAGCACTCACTAACCTTGGCCTGGGTTTGAACCGCCTCAGCGCCACTACCGCGCAACTCGGCCAGCTTGGCGAGGCTACCAACGTGACCGATGAGTACACCCAGAAAGTGCGTACGGCTGCCCAGTCGCTCGATGGCATTAATAAGGCTTACGCCAACACGGTAGATGCTATCACGTCGCTCTCGAATGCCACGGGCGATGCGAAAGAATACCACCTGCAAGTGCAGAATGTGACTAAGAACCTCGGTGCGCTGAATGCCGTGTACGAGATGGAGTTGCAGGATGCCAACACGCACCTCAAGTCGATGAACCAGTTCTACGGCACGCTCGGCAAAGCCATGGAAAACATGGTACAGGCTGGCAAAGACACCGAGAGCCTGCAACATCAGGTGGCCGACCTCACGGGCAACCTGTCGTCGCTCAACCGCGTGTACGGCAACATGCTGAACGCCATGCGGGCTGGTGCCGCTAGCTAA
- the gldM gene encoding gliding motility protein GldM encodes MAGGKETPRQKMIGMMYLVLTALLALQVNSAILLKFKFIDDSLTDVNAKTDKAADGTVKGIQEAVAKNRNQAADQAVLKQSEEIRSKTKEVVAYLAGVREKLVAATENDKGKNEYKNMSAEDKVAITMLGGKQNGLAYPMQKTLNDYSSYIGQFVSGAAPLALDAKVDPRVTDPEQKNKNFAELNFENTPLVAALAVLSQKETEVLKYEADALQKQAEKVGAKTIVFDKLGAFASAESNTVAAGTKYKAELFLTAAASGLKQNMTYNGSALAVDPKTNHGKIEFTARPGNFDASGNAKASWTGSIRINQNGRDTTFKVVVPYTITKPVMQIQSASVQALYYQCGNKLSVQVPALGAQYQPSFSASGAATIPGQKGEVTLVPNAREVTLNVSSGGNAIGSQTFKVRPIPLPTIKCYIGSTDGEDKRGVSAASLRTITMRAVPDPGFATFLPDDARFLVSRFEVTLARGKRPVQQTKSINGPQGDISEMSNAARADDRLFIEVKGVQRKNFQGKIEDVNMTRTFTVSVQ; translated from the coding sequence ATGGCAGGCGGAAAAGAAACACCGCGGCAGAAGATGATTGGCATGATGTATCTCGTGCTGACCGCTCTGCTGGCGCTTCAGGTTAACTCAGCGATTCTGCTGAAATTTAAGTTTATTGACGACAGCCTGACTGACGTTAATGCTAAGACGGATAAGGCGGCCGACGGTACTGTAAAAGGTATTCAGGAGGCAGTGGCCAAAAACCGCAATCAGGCAGCTGACCAGGCAGTACTGAAACAAAGCGAAGAAATTCGCAGCAAAACCAAAGAAGTAGTTGCCTACTTGGCTGGTGTGCGCGAAAAGCTCGTAGCCGCCACCGAGAACGACAAAGGCAAGAACGAGTACAAGAACATGAGCGCCGAAGACAAGGTGGCCATCACGATGCTTGGCGGCAAGCAAAACGGTTTGGCTTACCCCATGCAGAAAACACTCAATGACTACTCGTCTTACATCGGGCAGTTTGTATCCGGTGCCGCGCCGCTAGCCTTGGATGCCAAAGTTGACCCACGGGTGACTGACCCCGAGCAGAAGAACAAGAACTTCGCTGAGCTGAACTTCGAGAATACGCCGTTGGTAGCTGCCCTCGCTGTACTAAGCCAGAAAGAAACCGAAGTACTTAAGTATGAAGCTGATGCCCTTCAAAAGCAGGCTGAGAAGGTAGGTGCTAAGACCATCGTATTCGATAAGCTGGGTGCGTTTGCTTCGGCCGAGTCGAACACGGTAGCCGCCGGTACTAAGTATAAGGCTGAACTGTTCTTAACGGCTGCCGCTAGCGGCCTGAAGCAGAACATGACGTACAACGGTAGCGCGCTAGCCGTTGACCCCAAGACCAACCACGGCAAAATCGAGTTTACGGCGCGTCCAGGCAACTTCGACGCCTCTGGTAACGCAAAGGCTAGCTGGACTGGTAGCATCCGCATCAACCAGAATGGCCGCGACACTACTTTTAAAGTAGTGGTGCCCTACACCATTACCAAGCCGGTAATGCAGATTCAGTCGGCTTCGGTGCAGGCACTGTACTACCAGTGCGGCAACAAGCTAAGCGTACAGGTGCCGGCTCTGGGTGCCCAGTACCAGCCTAGCTTCTCGGCTTCGGGGGCGGCTACGATTCCGGGTCAGAAGGGTGAAGTAACCCTGGTACCCAACGCCCGTGAAGTAACCCTGAACGTAAGCAGCGGTGGCAACGCCATTGGCTCGCAAACCTTTAAGGTGCGTCCCATTCCGTTGCCGACTATCAAGTGCTACATTGGCAGCACCGACGGGGAAGACAAGCGTGGTGTATCTGCTGCTTCGTTGCGCACGATTACAATGCGTGCTGTTCCTGACCCTGGATTTGCTACTTTCCTGCCTGATGATGCTCGTTTCCTGGTTTCACGTTTTGAAGTGACCCTAGCCCGCGGTAAGCGACCAGTGCAGCAAACTAAATCTATCAATGGTCCACAAGGCGATATCAGCGAAATGTCAAACGCAGCTCGCGCTGACGACCGTCTATTTATCGAAGTGAAAGGCGTGCAGCGTAAGAACTTCCAGGGTAAAATTGAGGATGTGAATATGACCCGCACCTTCACGGTGTCGGTGCAATAA